One Aegilops tauschii subsp. strangulata cultivar AL8/78 chromosome 7, Aet v6.0, whole genome shotgun sequence genomic window carries:
- the LOC109735156 gene encoding uncharacterized protein: MHSSSPSSSAVAYSSSSPSHLSPADGFLCVKEGVDEMIKHVANEPSLGLYFVQQHAQASMPILLDVKGKVTEKTREITLHTEDIEDSICAVRSMAEFGLPIADDMIKDINKSLKIMSKTQPKKGLIQNPIWGFQSDKSSEAWNDLDATNGGSSKNYLSSMLNTAKQKASSLRWPQTDFAMNDGVSEKSVSSTAQESSQAGGHGASTPSDAERDEVSISSRLLENKNAGTMNQGLSASDISHTAESYNKFKEEQELKLQEWLRESKEADDNRG, translated from the exons ATGCACagctcctccccctcctcctccgccgtCGCGTATTCTTCCTCGTCTCCATCACACCTCTCCCCAGCAGACGGCTTCCTCTGCG TGAAGGAGGGGGTCGACGAGATGATCAAGCACGTCGCCAATGAGCCCTCCCTCGGGCTCTACTTCGTCCAGCAGCACGCTCAGGCATCCATGCCCATCCTCCTTGACGTCAAG GGCAAGGTTACAGAAAAGACTCGTGAGATAACATTACACACTGAAGATATAGAGGATTCTATTTGTGCTGTGAGGTCCATGGCTGAGTTTGGACTTCCAATTGCTGATGATATGATAAAGGACATAAATAAATCTCTAAAGATAATGTCGAAGACCCAACCAAAGAAAGG GTTAATCCAGAACCCCATTTGGGGGTTCCAATCAGACAAAAGCTCGGAAGCATGGAACGATTTGGACGCAACTAATGGTGGAAGTAGCAAGAACTATTTGTCTTCCATGTTGAACACCGCAAAGCAAAAGGCATCGAGTCTCAGATGGCCACAGACTGATTTCGCTATGAACGATGGCGTTAGTGAGAAGTCAGTGTCATCTACAGCTCAGGAGTCGTCACAAGCCGGAGGACATGGTGCGTCAACACCCTCGGATGCAGAAAGGGACGAAGTCTCCATTTCAAGCCGATTGTTGGAAAATAAAAATGCAGGTACTATGAACCAGGGCCTGTCTGCTTCTGATATCTCCCACACGGCGGAGAGCTACAACAAGTTCAAAGAAGAACAGGAACTGAAACTGCAAGAGTGGCTCAGGGAGTCGAAAGAAGCTGACGATAATAGAGGTTGA